Part of the Sphingomonadaceae bacterium OTU29LAMAA1 genome, TGCGCAGCTGCCGAAATCCCGGGTCCACTGGCGCTTTCAGGTGGCGCAAAGCCGCCGCGGCCTCGATGCGCAGATCACCGTGCTGCGGCGGACGCTGGTGCGCAGCTTCGCTTTGCTCGGGCTGGGTCTGGTCGTACTGGCGTGGTTGCAGACGCTTTACGGTCTGTGGCCGTTGCGACGGGTGCGCGAAGAGATCGCCCGGATGCGCGCCGGCCAGTCGAACCGCGTCGATTCGGCCATGCCGATCGAGGTCGCGCCGATGGTCGAGGAACTGAACGCGCTGATCGAACATAACGAACGGCAGGCGGAGGAGGCGCGTCGACACGCCGGCAATCTTGCGCATGCACTCAAGACCCCGCTCACCGTCATCATGAACGCGGCGACGGCGCAGGCGGACGATCTGGCGGATACGGTGATTCGCGAAGCACGGACGATGCGGCGGCAGGTCGACCATCATCTCGCCCGCGCGCGCGCTGTCGGTCGCCGCGGATCTGCGCACAGCCGCGCCGACGTCTGGCCGAGCGTCGAATCGGTCGAGCGCGCGGTCGCCCGGCTCTATCGCCATGTCCGCATCGACGTGACCGGTCCCAAGGACCTGAAGGTTCACGTCGAACGGCAGGATCTGGACGAGATGCTCGGCAATCTGATTGAGAACGCGGCCAAATACGGTGGCGGCAGCGTGTTCGTGACGGTGGCCGCGCAAGCCGGCTTCGTCGAATTGCTGGTGGAGGACGACGGCATGGGCATCCCCGACGAGGATCGCGTCCGCATTTTCGATCGTGGCGTGCGGCTGGATACCGGCAAGCCGGGCACCGGGCTTGGATTGGCGATCGTCCGCGACGTTGCGGAAATCTATGGCGGCACGGTCAGTCTGGAAGAGAGCGAGGATCTGGGCGGTCTGCTGGTGCGGCTGAGGCTGCCCGCCGCAACGTGATCCTGACCGCTTGCGGGGCGCGACAGAGACGCTAACGCGCTGATCATGCGTATCTTTCGTCCGATCCTGTCCGGTGCTGCATGGAACGACCGGCTGCTTGCGGGCGTCGGTGCGGCGTTCGGCATCCTGCTGACCGGGCTCATCACGAGCCTGCTCGCGGGCGGCTGGCCCGTGCCGCAGTTGATGGCTCCGATCGGGGCCAGCGCGGTGCTGGTGTTCGCGGTGCCCGCCAGTCCGCTCGCACAGCCATGGGCGGTGATCGGCGGCAACGGTCTGTCCGCCGCCTTCGCCCTGCTGGTCACGGTGGTCACGCATCAGCCGATCATAGCCGCACCGGTTGCGGTCGGCGGCGCGATCGTCCTCATGTCGCTGCTACGATGCCTGCATCCGCCGGGCGGTGCCGTGGCGTTGAGCGTGGTGCTGCTCCACATGGCCGGCACGCCGGCGGACTGGCATTTCGCACTGTCGCCGGTCGCAGTGAATTCGGTTTTGCTGGTGATCGCGGGCGTGCTGTTCCACCGCATCTCGCGGCACAGCTATCCGCATCGCCCGGCGACTGCCGTGCCATCGCCCGCGTTTCTGACCGAGGACGTGGATGCCGCACTGGCCGAGATGCACGACACCTTCGACATCGCGCGCGAAGATCTCGATGCGCTGCTCGCCGCCGCCGCGCGACACGCGGCGATCAGGCGGGGACGGTCAGGCCGCTCATCACCTCCGCGGTGATCGCCAGACTGCGCTTGCGGGCATCGTGGTCGTAGATCGCGCTGGCGACCATCACTTCGTCCACCCCGGTGCGTTCTATGAAAGCGGCGGTCTGGCGCGCGACCGTTTCGGGCGAACCGACCGCAGAGCATTGCAGCACATGGTCGAGGATCGCGGCGCCTTGCGCGCCCAGACTGGCCCGATAGCCGGCGACCGGTGGCGGCATCTGGCGCGGATTACCGGTACGCAGCGCGACGAACGACTGCTGCTGCGAACTGGCGAGCAGCTCCGCTTCCTCATCGGTATCGGCGGCGAAGACGTTGAAGCCGGCCATGGCATGTGGCTTGGCAAGTTGCGCGGAGGGGCGGAAATCGCGGCGATAGATCGCCAGCGCACTGTCCAGTGCATCGGGGGCGAAGTGTGAGGCGAAGGCATAGGGCAGGCCTAGCGCAGCGGCGAGCTGCGCGCCGAAGGTGCTCGACCCTAAAATCCATAGCGGCACGTTCGCGCCGGCACCCGGCGTAGCGGCGATGCCGGTTCGCCCGTCGTCCGCGAAATAACTCTGCAGCTCCATCACGTCCTGCGGGAAGGCATTGGCATCGCTTTCCAACGTCCGTCGCAGCGCGCGGGCGACGCGCTGGTCCGATCCCGGCGCGCGGCCGAGGCCCAGGTCGATCCGGCCGGGGAAAAGCGCATCGAGCGTGCCGAACTGTTCGGCGATGACCAGCGGCGCATGATTGGGCAGCATGATCCCGCCCGCCCCGACACGGATACGGTTGGTCGCGGCGGCGACATGCGCGATCACGACAGCGGTCGCAGCACTGGCGATGCCGCGCATGCCATGATGTTCGGCGACCCAATATCGCTGAAAACCGAGCGTTTCGGCGTGCCGCGCGAGGTCGGCGGCATTGGCCAGCGATTGCGTCACGGTGCCGCCTTCGACGACCGGCACCAGATCGAGCAGGGAATAACGTGTCATACCCGGAAGATGGGGGCGGAGCCGCGTTCCCGCAATCCGGCGGGCATCGACCGGCGGCTTGTGCCTGCCGTTGCCGCCGCCTAGACGCGCCCGACATGCTTGCCAGCCTCGCCTCTATCGACACCTGGATCTTCGATCTGGACAACACGCTCTATCCGGCGCGCGCGAATTTGTTTGCGCGCATCGACGCCCGGATGACCGCCTATGTCGCGCGCCGCCTCGGCCTGCCCGAGCAAGAGGCTCGTGATGTCCAGAAAGAATACTTCCATCGCCACGGCACGACGCTGACCGGGCTGATGGCGGATCATGGCGTCGATCCGCACGAATTCCTCGCCGAGGTGCACGATGTCGAGATGGATGTGCTGGAGCAGGACGCGCCGCTCGCCGCCGTGATCGCGCAACTGCCCGGTCGCAAGCTGGTCTTTACCAACGGCGACAAGCCCTATGCGCTGAAGGTGCTCGACCGGCTGGGTCTGGGCGAGAGTTTCGAGGCCGTGCACGACATCCATGCGATGAACCTCGTCCCCAAGCCGCACCCGTCGGCCTATGCGGGTCTGTGCGCAGCGTTCGGCATCGATCCGACCCGGGCCGCTTTCTTCGAGGATATGGCGCGTAATCTAACACCGGCGAAGGCGATCGGCATGACCACGATCTGGGTCGACAACGGGTCCGAACAAGGGCCTGAGCCGCGCCGCGATCATATCGACTACACCGTCCACGACCTAGCGCCGTGGCTGCAGCATATCATGGAGGCATCATGAGCCAGCATCTGGCGACCGTCATCGACTCTGCGTGGGAGGATCGCGCGAATCTGGGCTTCGATACCGGTGGCGAGGTTCGCGACGCGGTCGAGGCGGCGCTCGCCTCGCTCGACGCGGGCGAGGCGCGCGTCGCCGAGCCGGACGGTGAAGGCGGCTGGCGGGTCAACCAATGGCTGAAGAAGGCGGTGCTGCTCAGCTTCCGTCTTAACGACAATGTCGTCATGCCGACCGGGCATTTTGACAAGGTGCCGCTGAAATTCGCCGATTGGGACGAGAGCGCGTTCCGTGCCGCGGGCTTCCGCGCGGTGCCCGGCTCCGTCGTCCGCCGCGGCGCCTTCATCGGCAAGGGCGCGATCCTGATGCCCAGCTTCGTCAACATCGGCGCCTATGTCGGTGAGGGCACGATGGTCGATACCTGGGCGACGGTGGGGTCGTGTGCCCAGATCGGCAAGAACGTCCATCTGTCGGGCGGTGCGGGCATCGGCGGCGTGCTGGAGCCGTTGCAGGCGGACCCGGTCATCATCGGCGATGGCGCCTTCATCGGCGCGCGGGCGGAGGTCGCCGAGGGCGTCCGCGTAGGCGAGGGGGCCGTGCTGTCGATGGGTGTCTATCTCGGCGCTTCGACCAAGATCGTCGATCGCGCCACCGGCGAAGTGTTCAAGGGCGAGGTGCCGCCCTATGCGGTCGTCGTGCCAGGCTCGATGGGTGGCGGCGACGGCAAGCCCGGGCTGTATTGCGCGGTGATCGTGAAGCGCGTCGATGCTCAGACGCGGAGCAAGACCAGCATCAACGAATTGCTGCGGGATTGACCGAATAGCACTTGCCCTCCAGCCTCGACCCGTCTTCCGTCATCCCGGCGAACGCCGGATTGCGGACGGGTGGGGAAGGTCGGCTGACGTAGAGCGTGACGCATCCGCCACACGTTCCCGCGAACGCTCCGATCGGCGAACCAAAGCCGGATCGATCCGTTGTCGGCTTCGGCGGTGCGTCGCCGTGCGGATTTCTCGACAGGTTTCGATGACGTTTTCTCCCTTGCGCGCCGCCACGGCCAGCTTCGTTTCCCTGCTGCTCAGCGGTGCGGCCCAGGCGCAACAGGTGGATGTCGGTGCTTCGCCGCCCGCTCCGGATGCTGCAGAGGCGGCGCCGGACAGCAGTCCGGGCGATACCCGTCGGCGTCCCGCGACACCGATCAGCCGTGTGCGCGATACGTCGCCGTCCGCGTTGATCGGTGACACGCAGAGTTCGCCGCCGCCCGGCCTGATCGGTGACTGGCAGACGATCCGGACGCGGCTGGGTGAGCGCGGCATCGGCGTCACCGCGCGCTACGCCTCGGAAAGCGGCTATAATTTTGCAGGTGGCGACCGGAAGCTGTTTCGCGAAACGGGGCAGTTCGATGCGGGCGTGTTGTTCGATCTCGACAGGCTGATCGGGCTGACCGGCGGTGCGCTTCAGGCGACCGTGACGTGGCGGCGCGGGCGTAATCTGACCAGCGATGCTGGCATCGAATCGCTCCAGCAGGTGCAGGAGGTCTACGGGCGCGGGCAGACGGTGCGCGTGACGCAGCTCTGGTACGAACAGCGCATCGGGCCCGCGGTCGAGATCAAGCTCGGCCGTACCAACCCGGGCGAGGATTTCGCGGTCTTTTCCTGCCATTTCATGAACCTCAGCTTCTGCGGCGCACAGCCGGGCAATCTGGTCGGCGATCACTGGCAGAACTGGCCGGTAGGGCAGTGGGGCGCGCGTGTCCGCGTCTCCTTGCCCCGGGACCTGTACGTGCAGGGCGGGGTGTACGAGATCAATCCGCGCAACCTCGACAACAGCTTCTTCATTGCGCGATTCACGGGCGCGACGGGCGTGCTGATCCCGGTCGAGATCGGCTGGACACGGGGCGGCAATACCGGGGAGCGCGGCGGCAACGTCGGGTCGTACAAGGTCGGCGGCTGGATCGGCACCGCGGATGGCGACGACGTGCTGTTGGACCGTAACCGCAACGCGAGCATCGTCACCGGGCTGTCGCCACTTCGACGATCGAGCCGCTACGGCGTCTATGCGACGATGCAGCAGCAGCTGACCGGCACGTCGAAGGACGGCAAGTCGCTGACCGGGCTGTCGATGTTCGCCAATGTGACGCAGGCCGATCGCGCGACTTCGGTCACGGACAATCAGGTGTCGCTGGGGCTGTTGTACAAGGGACTGGTGCCGGCGGTGCCGGGTGACGTGCTCGGATTCGGTTTGGCGCGCACCAACGTGAACGGGCGCGCGGCGCGCACGGACCGGCTGGTGCCGGGAACCGCGGTGCGACACGCCGAATATGCGGCAGAGGTGTATTACAGCATCCATCCCGCCGACTGGCTCGAACTGCGGCCCAACCTGCAATACATCCGTCATCCCGGCGGGATACGGCAGGCGGACGACGTCGGTGTGCTGGGTATGAAGGCAGCGATCACCCTGTAGATCGGCGGCGACCGCTTCCATGCTCGACAAGCCCGACGCACGGGCGTATCGACTTGTTATACACGTTAAACAAAGGGAACAGCATGCCCGACGCCAGCCCCAATTCGAGCCAAGTTCTCGACCGCGTTCTCGTCCTCGAAATGGTGCGCGTGACCGAGGCGGCGGCGATCGCCGCGTCGACGCTGACCGGGCGTGGCGACGAGAAGGCGGCCGATGCCGCAGCGGTCGAGGCGATGCGCGAGGCGCTGAACGAGCTCGACATGGACGGGACGGTGGTCATCGGCGAGGGCGAGCGCGATGAGGCGCCGATGCTGTTCATCGGCGAAAAGGTCGGCACGGGCAAGGGACCGGCGATCGACATCGCGCTCGATCCGCTGGAAGGCACGACGATCTGCGCCAAGGCAGGCCCGAACAGCCTCGCCGTGCTGGCGATCTCGGAAAAGGGCGGTCTGCTCAATGCTCCAGACGTCTACATGGACAAGATCGCGGTCGGGCCGAACCTGCCTGCCGGGATCATCGACCTCGACAAGACGCCGACCGAGAACGTGAACGCGATCGCCGCCGCGAAGGGCGTCAAGCCGAGCGATATCATCGCCTGCGTCCTCGATCGGCCGCGGCACGAGGCGCTGATCGCCGAATTGCGCGGCATCGGTTGCGGCGTGATGCTGATCGGCGACGGTGATGTGGCTGGCGTCATCGCGACCGCCGATCCGGACACCACGATCGACGTCTACATGGGCTCCGGCGGCGCTCCCGAAGGCGTGCTGGCCTGCGCCGCGCTGCGCTGCGTCGGCGGCCAGTTCAAGGGTCGCCTGCTGTTCCGCAACGACGACGAACGCGGCCGTGCGCGGAAGTGGGGGATCGAAGACCTCGACAAGCAATACGATCTCGAGGAGCTAGCCAAGGGCGACTGCATCTTCGCCGCAACCGGCGTCACCGACGGTTCGCTGCTGGAAGGCGTCAAGCGTCGCAAGGGCAAGATGACGACCGAGAGCGTCGTGATGCGCGCCTCGACGGGCACCGTGCGCTGGGTAAAGGGCGAGCATCGTACTGCGTGACGGGATGATGCGGCCCGACGGGCTTACCGTCGTTGCTTCGCCTCGCCCGCAATGACGAACCCGGTGTTGTTCTTTACTCTCTGTCACCACGGACGTGTTCCGGGGTCCACTGCGCCGCTTGGGGGAGTGCCTGAGCCTCAAGCCTTTCCGTTGCCGCACGGTGGAGCCCGGGCACGTCCGGGGTGACGGATTGCATGGAGCGGGCGAGTGCCTGCCTTCGGGCGGCGAATTCCCGGTTTCCTGACCGTCCCGTTATGGGTGAGCGATGCTCGTCTTCATCCTCCTCACGCTGACCCTGGCGTATCAGGCTGCGTTGCTGCGGCGTGGCGGCATGTTCGCGCCCCTCCGCCTGCGCCTGGCATCGCGTCATCTGCGCGGGGCGTCGGCCCTATGGCTTGGCTACGGCCTGCCAGCGCTGGTCGGCCTGCTCGCGACGGTGCGGCTCGCCGGCCTTGCGCACCTGCCGCCGGAATTCCTGCCGTTGGCCTGGTATGTGGGGGTGCCGCCCGGCTCGATCGGTATCGCGCTCGTGCTGGTCGGACTGGGCGCGGGCAGCCTGCTCGGGCTGGTACTGACATGGTGGCGGGCGCGTCGTGGGCGAGCGCCATGGACCGCGGGCGACGTGCGATCGATCATGCCGGCGAGCGATGCCGACCTGTGGCCGGCCGCGGTGCTGGCGGTGTCGGCGGGGGTGGCGGAAGAGTTGTTCTATCGGCTGTGGCTGCCGCTGATCGTCGCCATGGCCAGCGGATCGGGAACCGCGGGGGTGATCGTCGGCACGCTCTGCTTCGCGGCGATGCACCGCTATCAGGGCTGGGCCGGTGTCGCCGCCAACACGATCGGCGGCGGGCTGCTCATGGCGCTCTACATGGGCAGCGGCGCCCTGTGGCTGCCGATCGCGGTGCATGCGCTGGTCGACCTCAACGCGCTGGTGCTGAGACCGGCGCTGTCCGCACGCTGGCGGCGGCAGCTCAGTTCTTCAGCCGCCAGCCGCTCTTGAAGATCCACGCGATCACCGCGAGGCACGCCACCAGGAATCCGAGCGTCACCCCCAGGCTGACCGCGATGTCGACGTCGCCCTTGCCGAAGAAGCTCCAGCGGAACCCGCTGACCAGATAGACGACCGGGTTGAACAGGCTGACCGTCCGCCACGCCGGGGGCAACATGTCGATCGAATAGAAACTGCCGCCCAGGAACGTCAGCGGGGTGATGAGCAGCATCGGCACGAAGTTCAATTGCTCGAAGCTCTTCGCCCAGATGCCGAGGATGAAGCCGAACAGGCTGAACGCCACCGCGGTCAACAGCAGGAACGCGATCATCGCGCCGGGATGCAGGACCGTGATCGGCACGAAGAACGACGAGGTCGCAAGGATGATAAAACCCAACACCACCGATTTCGTCGCCGCCGCACCGACATAGCCCAGCACCATCTCCATCGACGAGATCGGCGCGGAGAGCAGTTCGAAGATCGTGCCGGTGAATTTGGGGAAGTAGATGCCGATCGAGGCATTGCCGACGCTCTGGGTCAGCAGCGACAGCATGATGAGGCCGGGAACGATGAAGCTCCCATAGGCGATGCCGTCCACCGTCTGCATCCGGCTGCCGATCGCCCCGCCGAAGACGATGAAATACAGGCTGGTCGTCAACACCGGCCCGACAAGGCTCTGCCACAGGGTGCGCAGCGAACGCGCCATTTCGAAGCGATAGATCGCCCAGATGCCATGCAGGTTCATGCGCGTGTCTCCACCAGATCGACGAAGATGTCCTCTAGGCTCGATTTGGAGGTCTCGAGGTCCTTGAAGCCGATGTGGCGATCGGCCAGTTCGCGCAGCAGCGAGGGGATGCCGGTATGCTCTTCGGTCGCATCGAAGATGTAGCGCAGCGTCCTGCCATCGTTGACGAGGCTGAGCTGCCAGCGTTCGAGGCCGGGCGGCACTGCGTCGAGCGGATCGACCAGAGCGAGGTCGAGTTCGCGCTTACCGAGTTTTTTCATCAACGCCGCCTTTTCCTCGACCAGCAGCAACTTGCCCTGGTTGATGACGCCGACGCGGTCGGCCATCTCTTCGGCTTCCTCGATATAATGCGTCGTCAGGATGATCGTGGTGCCGCGTTCGCGCAGGCCATGGACCAGTTTCCACATGTCGCGGCGCAAGGCGACGTCGACACCGGCGGTGGGTTCGTCGAGGAACAGGATTTCGGGTTCGTGCGCCAGCGCCTTGGCGATCAGCACGCGGCGCTTCATCCCGCCGGACAGCTCCATGATCCTGGAATCGCGCTTGTCCCAGAGCGAGAGGTCACGCAGCACCTGTTCGATATAGGCGCTGTGGCCCGAGCGGCCGAACAGCCGGCGGGAAAAGGTGACGGTGGCGAGAACGGTTTCGAACATGTCGACCGACAGTTCCTGCGGCACCAGTCCGATGCGGCTTCGTGCGGCCTTGTAGTCGGTGAGCGCGTCGTGACCGGCGACGGTGATCGTGCCGGTCGACGGGGTGACGATCCCGCAGATGATGCTGATGAGCGTGGTCTTGCCGGCACCGTTGGGGCCGAGCAGCGCGAAGATCTCGCCCTTGTTGATCGTCAGGTCGACGCTGTGCAGCGCAGTGAAGCCGCCCTTATACGTCTTGGACACGCCGGCGACGGCGAGGATCGGTTCTGGCATTGGGGTCCCCCTGTGGCCGCGGAGATAGGGGGCGGGATGGGGGAGTGCTAGTGGGCCGTAACTCTCATTCCACCCCCGCGAGCGGGAGGGGGACCGTTCGGCGTCAGCCGAATGGTGGAGGAGGAGGTAGGCGACGCCCTCTGCAATGGGTTCGTCGCTTGCCTCCCCCTCCGTGACCGCTTCGCGGCGCCACCTCCCCCCTGGCGGGGGAAGGCTTTATAGACCAGATTACCCGGCGCGTGCCGCGGCGATCGCTTTTTCGATCTCCTCGATCGGTAGTGCGCCCGACAATATCCGGTTGCCGACGACCCAGCTCGGCGTGCCGTTCATCCCCAGCTTCGCCGCGGTCTGCATATTCTTCGCGATTTCCGCATCCACCGCACCGACATCGATCGCCGCCAGCGATACGCTTGCCTTCGCCGCCGCAGCCTTGATCGACGCCTCGCTCACCGGCCCGCCCGCATACAGGGCATCGTGGAAGCCGAGGAACTTGCCCTGCTGCGCCGCCGCCAGGCTGGCGCGGGCGGCGATGCGGCTTTCGTCCGACAGGATCGGCAGATCGCGGTAGACGACGCGCAGCTTGGGATCGCGCTTGATGAGGTCGGCGATCAGCGGCAGCGCCGCACGGCAATAGCCGCAATTATAGTCGAAATATTCGACCAGCGTAACATCGCCCTTTGGATTTCCAGCCCATGCGCTGCCGAACGGCGTCGTGATCGCGTCGCGGTTGGCGGCGACGGCCTGACCCGATTGCTGATCCTGCAACTTCTGCATCGCTTGCGGGATGAGCTCCGGGTGCGCGAGTACGTAATCGTGAACGACGCGTTCGATCCGCGCCTGATCGGCGCCACCGGGCGCGGCAAAGCGATCGTAGCTGAAGACGGCGCCCGCGCCGATCACCGCGCCGAGCCCGGCGATCAGCGGTAAAGTATAGCGTTTCACCGTTTTTTGTACTTCTTAGGGTTGTCGTCCATGTCGTTCTGCGCGGCCATGGCAATGTCCTGCGCGCGGATCCAGTCGGACGTGTTGGCGGGAATATTGGCGAGCGCGTAGCGCGCGCTTTGTGCGGCGGTACGATGATCGCCGTTCATGCTGGCACGTTCGGCGGTGGCGAGCGCGGCGCGGGCGGTGTCGCCGGTCAGTTCGTAGGCGGTGCCTAGTTGATACCAGGCGAATGGATTCTCGTCGTCCCGCCCGGTGGCGACGCGCAGCACCTTGATCGCCTCGGGGTAGTTCGCCTTGTCCTCGGTCGCGATCAACGCATGGCCGAAGGTGGTGGCGATCAGCGAATTGTTGCGCGTGCCCTCGGTCGCCGCCCGCAGCGGTGCGATCGCATCGGCCGGGCGGCCGGCCTCGAGCAGGATCTGGCCACGGATTTCCTGAAAATAGGGATCGTTCGGATCGGCCCTGACCAGCGCCAGCGATTCGGCGTCCGCCTTGTCCGGATAGCCGGCCTTGTGAAAGGCGTAAGCGCGGGCATACCGAGCGTAGATACTGGTGTCGGTTACCGGAAAGTCGCGCAGCGTACGGTCGGGCGACATGACATAGCCCTCCAGCTTCGCCTTCACCCGGCGAAAGCGCTCTTCCAGCGCCGGGTCCGATGGCTTGCTCCATGCGGGCGAAGCCTGAAGATCGGCTGTCAGGTGCGCGATGCGGTCGCCCGATAGCGGATGCGTCTGCATGAACGGATCGATATTCTCGACCCCGTAGCGATATTCCTGCTGCTGCAACGTCTTGAAGAACGACAGCATGCCCTTGCCGGTGATCCCGGCGGTGGTGAGGTAGCGCGCGCCGGCGGCGTCGGCGGCGGATTCCTGGGTACGGCTGAACGACAGGTATTTGCCCATGCCGGCGGACTGGCCCAACGCCATGATCCCGGCGCCGGCCTCGCCCGCGCCCGCAGCGATCGCGGCGAGGCCCAAGACCATCGACAACAGGGTGATGTTCATCGCCGGCTTGATGCCCGCGTCCGCCAGCACGACGTGGCCGTCGGCGATATGGCCGAGTTCGTGCGCGATCACGCCCTGCACCTGATTGGCGTTGGCCGCTGCCTGCAACAGGCCCGAGTGGACGTAGACGGTCTGGCCGCCGGCAACGAAGGCGTTGATCGATTCATCGTTGATGAGGACGACCTTGACGTCGCGTGGACTGAGGCCGGCGGCTTTTACCAGCGGCACCGACATATCGGCGAACATCGCCTCCGTCTCGGCATCGCGCAAGATCGACTGGGCGTAGGTCGGCTGAGCAAACAACAGCGTGGCCGTCGCGGCGGCTAGGGCGAAGCGCTTCATAGGGCAGGACCGCTGAGGGTGGGCACGAGGTGAAGCATAGGCACCGGGGCGGGTAAGGTCACGGGTAAACGGGCGTGCATGCGACGGGATGTAGTTCGCCGCGGTGAACGGCGGGTGAGCGGGCAAGGCTGGCAACCATCCGCGAACCTGCTACACGCCATTTCCAGTATCATGGCGTCCGAAACTCCCCGCATCACCCGATTCACCGTGTTCCGCGACAAGGGCGGCGTGCGCGGACTGACGCGCCGCCTGTGGGCACGCTGGTGGGTCAAGGGGCTTGCGATCCTCGCGGGTATCGGCCTGATCGCTTATGGCGTTTTGTGGGTGACGATCCTGCGCGGTCTGCCGTCGGTCGATCAGCTGCGCACCTATGAACCGCCGCTGCCGACCAACGTGCGCGGCATCGATGGCACGCCGATCCAGTCCTATGCGCGCGAGCGGCGGGTAGAGCTGAGCTTCGCCGAATATCCACCGATGCTGGTTCGCGCTTTCCTCGCGGCGGAAGACAAGACGTTCTTCGAGCATCACGGGGTCGATTACCCGGGCCTTGCCGGTGCGGTGATCGATTACGTGCAGAAGTTCGGCAGCGGCCGGCGCGCCAAGGGCGGATCGACGATCACCCAGCAGGTCGCGAAGAACCTGTTGATTGGCAATGAATATTCGCCGACGCGTAAGCTTAAGGAGGCTATCCTCGCCTATAAGATCGAGGATGCGTTGACCAAGCCGCAGATCCTGGAGCTGTATCTCAACCAGATTGCGCTGGGACGAAACGCGTTCGGTGTCGAGGCGGCGAGTCATGCATATTTCGACAAGGAACTCGACGAGCTGACGCTGGCGCAGCTCGCCTATCTGGCGATCCTGCCCAAAGGTCCCTCCAACTACGATCCCGTGCGCAACGCCGATCGTGCGATGACGCGGCGCAATTACGTGCTGGGGGAGATGCTGCGCAACGCGTTCATCAGCCGCGCGCAATATACGCAGGCGATGGGCGAGCCGCTCGGCACGATCCTGCGCCGGACGCCCAAGTATGAGCGTGTCGGCGGCTATTTCGTCGAAGAGGTCCGGCGGCAGTTGATCGACAAGTTCGGCGAGACCGACCGGGACGGGCCGTACAGCGTCTACGCCGGCGGTCTGTGGGTGCGGACCTCGCTCGACACGCGGTTGCAGGATCTGGCGGCGGAGGCGCTGCGCGACGGGCTGTTGCGCTACGACCGAGGGCGCGGCTGGTCCGGGCCATTGCGCCATGTCGAACTGCGTGAGGACGGGTCGTGGTTGCAGCCATTGCTCAATACCAACATCGGGCTCGACTACGGCAATTGGCGGGCTGCGATTGCGATCGCGCGCGACGGCAATGCGTGGAGCATCGGTTTCGCCGACGGCAAGACCGGCTCGCTGCCGCGCTGGGCGGCGCAGATGCCGGTGCGTGGCAAGGGCGGCACCAGCTTCGCCGCGATCGAGCCGGGCGACATCATCGCGGTCGCGCCAAGCCAGGAATCAGGGGAGGGCGACGAATTCGCGCTGCGATCGGTGCCGAAGGTGTCCGGCGGCTTCGTCGTCGAGGAGCCGGCAACGGGCCGCGTGCTGGCGATGCAGGGTGGGTTCGACAGCCGTTTGCAAGCGTTCAACCGCGCGACGCAGGCGCTGCGTCAGCCCGGATCGACGATCAAGCCGATCGTCTATTCCGCCGCGCTCGAAAACGGCATGACCCCCGCTTCGATCATCATCGACGGCCCCTTCTGCGTCTACCAGGGTGCGCGACTGGGGCAGAAGTGCTTCCGCAACTTCGGCAACATGCGCGCCGCCGGGCCGCATACGATGCGTTGGGGCATCGAACAGTCGCGCAACCTGATGACCGTGCGCGCCGCGGCGACTACGGGTATGCCCAGGGTCGTCGATACGATGAAGCGGATGGGCGTTGGCGACTATCAGCCGTATCTCGCCAATGCGCTCGGGGCGGGCGTCACCACGGTGACGCGCATGGTCAATGCCTATGCGACCCTCGCCAACAATGGACGGGCGCACAGTCCGACGCTGATCGATTTCGTACAGGACCGGCACG contains:
- a CDS encoding HAMP domain-containing histidine kinase produces the protein MDTRPPVPVLAEAPPRLRAVTTGSLSRRMILIATAWIGLLLFGGGFALDRVLANAVERNFDDQMQYVLRSLIASAEIGPDGEVVFARDAAADPRFLEPYSGLYWQVSAPGLPVTEAFPSRSLWDRRLSFGTAHDDRNVHFYNSSQFADEKLRVVERDAQLPKSRVHWRFQVAQSRRGLDAQITVLRRTLVRSFALLGLGLVVLAWLQTLYGLWPLRRVREEIARMRAGQSNRVDSAMPIEVAPMVEELNALIEHNERQAEEARRHAGNLAHALKTPLTVIMNAATAQADDLADTVIREARTMRRQVDHHLARARAVGRRGSAHSRADVWPSVESVERAVARLYRHVRIDVTGPKDLKVHVERQDLDEMLGNLIENAAKYGGGSVFVTVAAQAGFVELLVEDDGMGIPDEDRVRIFDRGVRLDTGKPGTGLGLAIVRDVAEIYGGTVSLEESEDLGGLLVRLRLPAAT
- a CDS encoding HPP family protein, producing the protein MRIFRPILSGAAWNDRLLAGVGAAFGILLTGLITSLLAGGWPVPQLMAPIGASAVLVFAVPASPLAQPWAVIGGNGLSAAFALLVTVVTHQPIIAAPVAVGGAIVLMSLLRCLHPPGGAVALSVVLLHMAGTPADWHFALSPVAVNSVLLVIAGVLFHRISRHSYPHRPATAVPSPAFLTEDVDAALAEMHDTFDIAREDLDALLAAAARHAAIRRGRSGRSSPPR
- a CDS encoding LLM class flavin-dependent oxidoreductase, with amino-acid sequence MTRYSLLDLVPVVEGGTVTQSLANAADLARHAETLGFQRYWVAEHHGMRGIASAATAVVIAHVAAATNRIRVGAGGIMLPNHAPLVIAEQFGTLDALFPGRIDLGLGRAPGSDQRVARALRRTLESDANAFPQDVMELQSYFADDGRTGIAATPGAGANVPLWILGSSTFGAQLAAALGLPYAFASHFAPDALDSALAIYRRDFRPSAQLAKPHAMAGFNVFAADTDEEAELLASSQQQSFVALRTGNPRQMPPPVAGYRASLGAQGAAILDHVLQCSAVGSPETVARQTAAFIERTGVDEVMVASAIYDHDARKRSLAITAEVMSGLTVPA
- a CDS encoding pyrimidine 5'-nucleotidase, encoding MLASLASIDTWIFDLDNTLYPARANLFARIDARMTAYVARRLGLPEQEARDVQKEYFHRHGTTLTGLMADHGVDPHEFLAEVHDVEMDVLEQDAPLAAVIAQLPGRKLVFTNGDKPYALKVLDRLGLGESFEAVHDIHAMNLVPKPHPSAYAGLCAAFGIDPTRAAFFEDMARNLTPAKAIGMTTIWVDNGSEQGPEPRRDHIDYTVHDLAPWLQHIMEAS
- the dapD gene encoding 2,3,4,5-tetrahydropyridine-2,6-dicarboxylate N-succinyltransferase; protein product: MSQHLATVIDSAWEDRANLGFDTGGEVRDAVEAALASLDAGEARVAEPDGEGGWRVNQWLKKAVLLSFRLNDNVVMPTGHFDKVPLKFADWDESAFRAAGFRAVPGSVVRRGAFIGKGAILMPSFVNIGAYVGEGTMVDTWATVGSCAQIGKNVHLSGGAGIGGVLEPLQADPVIIGDGAFIGARAEVAEGVRVGEGAVLSMGVYLGASTKIVDRATGEVFKGEVPPYAVVVPGSMGGGDGKPGLYCAVIVKRVDAQTRSKTSINELLRD